Part of the Bacteriovorax stolpii genome, GACAAACAAATGAAATGATAAGACTGATGTAAATACCGGCATAGCTGGAGAATTTGCTGACTAATGGATAATAAACATAATCCCTGATCCAAGCGGCCAGTGAAATATGCCAACGCCTCCAGAATTCGCCGATACTCTTTGAAACGAAAGGTAGGTCGAAATTCTTTTTGACCTTAATACCAAAAAGCAATGACACTCCATTAGAAATGTCTGAATAACCAGAAAAATCATAATAGACGTAAAAGCGTGTGAGCACACAAATTAAAATCCATTCTAATCCAGAAGCCTGAGAAGGTGTAAAATAGGCGGGCTGAATCAGTAGGATTAAATTATTGGCGAGTACCAACTTTTTAAAAAGACCAATAATGATCGTTCTTAATCCGTGAAAGACATTATCGTGGTGGTAGTCCTGATCAAACTTGAGCTGTTTAAAGAACTCTTCCGCCCCCATAATAGGGCCACAGAAGATTTGTGGGAAATAACTAATAAAGAGCACATACTTCTCAATGCTTTTTTGAGGAAGCGAGCGTTCATAGTAGATATCGAAAATATAAGTCATGGTCTTATATGAATAAAACGACAGACCTAAAGGAAGATATAGCCATCTTAGCCCTTTAAAATGAAAGATATCATTCATAATGATGGCAAAGGTGCCATTGTATTTAAAAGGGTAATAAAGACAGAGAAGCGATAGTAAAAAGACCCAGAGGATGCTCTTTTTATACTTAGGAAAGGCTGCCAAGGCATTACCCGCCAGGTAAGAAACAAGAGTAATCACCCCCATCAATGGGGTTAAAAAGGGCTCGTAATAAAAATAAAAAAGTAAACTTCCATAAAGAAGGACGCGAATGCGAAAAACTTCATCTTTCTTTGAATAAAAAAGAACGAAAATGACAGCGAGAAAAAATATATTAGCAAAAGTTATGGCCAATTAATTCCTCTTTGCTTGAAACAATAATTTAATTGCACCATGATCAGGCTTTCCTCTTTGGTTAACTGGAATTTTGTCACCGACTAAGAATTGTCCTGGAATTTTATAGGCCGACAAATGATGACGACAAAGCTCCTCGACACTAGCAACCTTTAAAGAAGAATTTTTCGGAACAACCAGGCATCCAATCGCTTGATCCACTAGACCATCTGCCGATTTTAACCCTAGTGTATAACAATCCAGAACGTCTTGGTGCAACCTGATGACTCTATTGATTTCTTCCGGGTAAATTTTAACTCCCCCCAAGTTGATAACATTATCAGCACGCCCTTTAAGAATGATGTGCTCTGAAGAGATCTCCCCGACATCACCGGTCTTAAACCAGCCATTTTCTAAAACTTTTTTAGTGGCTTCTGGGTCATTGT contains:
- a CDS encoding MBOAT family O-acyltransferase, whose product is MNDIFHFKGLRWLYLPLGLSFYSYKTMTYIFDIYYERSLPQKSIEKYVLFISYFPQIFCGPIMGAEEFFKQLKFDQDYHHDNVFHGLRTIIIGLFKKLVLANNLILLIQPAYFTPSQASGLEWILICVLTRFYVYYDFSGYSDISNGVSLLFGIKVKKNFDLPFVSKSIGEFWRRWHISLAAWIRDYVYYPLVSKFSSYAGIYISLIISFVCLGLWHGDHINYILYGFINGVAVAASTYFMKKNRLAPPAPKWKMIMSRFGLYFFLIFMPSFLLLSPDSATFFEIVKAFLKTETWFATDYISGLNILSIVFWVIPLFMIFEYVLVFYGEKLRLRFEEVSKPQRLIWLVFGIFVTFSLLSPQINYRFLYQGF